In the genome of Gemmatimonadales bacterium, one region contains:
- a CDS encoding Gfo/Idh/MocA family oxidoreductase yields MSRLKVGVIGAGAWGKNHVRTLAGMADVELAAVCDANPSTRSKLTAQYPDTLITDQPSELFKQVEAVVIAAPAPAHAPLALEAVAAGIPALVEKPFALSVRDAEAMAEAAEKKKVPLLVGHLLVHHPIIALLQKKLTDGSLGTPYYLYSQRVNLGQVRPDENALWSLGPHDVSIALHLLGEAPTHVAAHGHAYLQPGIEDVVFLIMTFASGVVAHAQLSWLDPHKERKLTVVGSKQMAVFDDMAPREKLRIYDKGVDRKEAFISAAESLTLREGDISIPRIPGGEPLPIELAHFVRVARGAAPERTDASDGVRVVRVLEAASKSLAAGGIPMAVEMAG; encoded by the coding sequence GTGAGCCGGTTGAAAGTCGGCGTGATCGGTGCGGGGGCCTGGGGAAAGAATCACGTCAGGACTCTGGCGGGGATGGCCGACGTCGAGCTCGCGGCGGTCTGCGACGCGAACCCGTCGACGCGATCGAAACTCACTGCCCAGTACCCCGACACGCTGATCACCGATCAACCGTCGGAGCTGTTCAAGCAGGTTGAGGCAGTGGTGATCGCGGCACCGGCGCCGGCCCACGCACCGCTGGCACTCGAAGCGGTTGCGGCCGGGATCCCCGCGCTGGTGGAAAAGCCGTTTGCCCTGTCGGTGCGCGACGCCGAAGCGATGGCCGAAGCCGCGGAGAAGAAGAAGGTCCCGCTGCTGGTGGGGCATCTCCTGGTGCATCACCCGATCATTGCGCTGCTGCAGAAGAAGCTCACCGACGGCTCGCTCGGCACGCCATACTATCTCTATTCGCAGCGCGTCAATCTCGGGCAGGTCCGGCCCGACGAGAACGCGCTCTGGTCGCTCGGTCCGCACGACGTGTCGATCGCGCTGCACCTCCTCGGCGAAGCGCCGACCCATGTCGCAGCGCACGGGCATGCCTACCTGCAGCCCGGGATCGAGGATGTGGTCTTCCTGATCATGACCTTTGCGTCGGGTGTGGTGGCACACGCGCAGCTCTCGTGGCTCGACCCCCACAAGGAGCGCAAGCTCACCGTGGTCGGGTCGAAGCAGATGGCGGTGTTCGACGACATGGCGCCGCGCGAGAAGCTGCGGATCTATGACAAGGGTGTCGATCGCAAGGAGGCGTTCATTTCGGCGGCCGAATCGCTGACCCTCCGGGAAGGGGATATCTCGATCCCCCGCATCCCGGGCGGCGAGCCGCTGCCGATCGAACTGGCCCACTTCGTGCGCGTCGCTCGTGGCGCCGCGCCGGAGCGGACCGACGCCTCCGATGGAGTTCGCGTGGTGCGGGTTCTCGAAGCGGCCAGCAAGTCGCTCGCCGCAGGTGGTATACCGATGGCTGTGGAGATGGCCGGATGA
- a CDS encoding DegT/DnrJ/EryC1/StrS family aminotransferase produces the protein MPVPMLDLKAQYQTVKDDVLARMMGVIERQQFIMGPEIAELEKAIAELSHAAHAIACASGTDAILLPIRALNLEPGDEVIAPAFTFFATAGAIHNGGGKPVFVDIDGPTFNIDPDAIAAAITPRTKAIVVVDLYGQMAAFDRILPLAARHNIAVIEDAAQAIGARRKVDGTWRMAGELPLVGTFSFFPSKNLGGYGDGGIITTQDQALAERLKRLRLHGGAKQYHHDEVGLNSRLDTLQAAILLGKLPHLASWSAGRRARAARYTEAFKGLGAVKTPVTDPANEHIFHQYTLRVERRDDLRAFLQSRNIGCMIYYPTALHLQPCFADLGYTMGSLPVTEQAMKEVISLPIYPELTDAQQDEVVSAVREFYG, from the coding sequence GTGCCGGTTCCGATGCTCGATCTGAAGGCGCAGTACCAGACGGTGAAAGACGATGTCCTGGCCCGGATGATGGGCGTGATCGAACGCCAGCAGTTCATCATGGGTCCCGAAATCGCGGAACTCGAAAAGGCGATCGCCGAACTCTCCCACGCGGCGCACGCGATTGCATGTGCTTCGGGAACTGACGCGATCCTCCTCCCGATTCGGGCGCTCAACCTCGAGCCCGGCGACGAGGTGATCGCACCCGCCTTCACCTTCTTCGCCACCGCAGGCGCGATCCATAACGGCGGCGGGAAGCCGGTCTTCGTCGATATCGACGGCCCGACATTCAACATCGATCCCGATGCGATTGCCGCGGCAATCACGCCGCGCACCAAGGCGATCGTGGTCGTCGATCTCTACGGTCAGATGGCGGCCTTCGACCGGATCCTCCCGCTCGCCGCCAGGCACAACATCGCAGTGATCGAAGACGCGGCGCAGGCGATCGGCGCCCGGCGCAAGGTCGACGGCACCTGGCGGATGGCGGGTGAATTGCCGCTGGTCGGCACCTTCTCGTTCTTCCCGAGCAAGAACCTCGGCGGCTATGGCGACGGCGGGATCATCACCACGCAGGATCAGGCGCTCGCCGAACGGCTCAAGCGGCTCCGTCTGCACGGCGGCGCCAAGCAGTACCATCACGACGAGGTCGGCCTCAACTCGCGGCTCGACACGCTGCAGGCGGCGATCCTCCTCGGCAAGCTGCCGCATCTCGCGTCGTGGAGCGCCGGGCGTCGCGCCCGTGCCGCTCGCTACACCGAGGCGTTCAAGGGGCTCGGCGCCGTGAAGACTCCCGTCACCGATCCGGCGAACGAGCACATCTTCCATCAGTACACCCTTCGCGTCGAGCGGCGCGACGATCTTCGCGCGTTCCTGCAGAGCCGCAACATCGGTTGCATGATCTACTATCCCACCGCTCTGCATCTGCAACCGTGCTTCGCCGATCTCGGCTACACGATGGGATCGCTCCCGGTCACCGAGCAGGCGATGAAGGAAGTGATCTCGCTGCCGATCTATCCCGAACTCACCGATGCGCAGCAGGACGAAGTGGTCAGCGCGGTGCGGGAGTTCTACGGGTGA
- a CDS encoding DapH/DapD/GlmU-related protein translates to MADIFIHESAYVDDGATIGNGTKVWHFAHVMPGAVIGERCNLGQNVVVMPGTRIGNNVKIQNNVSIYEGVELDDDVFCGPSCVFTNVMNPRSHVSRKHEYRRTLVRRGTSIGANATIVCGTTLGEYSFIGAGAVVTSDVPDFALMVGVPARRVGWICQCGVRLSVQNGAATCRECGWKYSEADGALKHLP, encoded by the coding sequence ATGGCAGACATCTTCATTCACGAATCCGCCTACGTTGACGACGGTGCCACCATCGGCAACGGCACCAAGGTCTGGCACTTCGCGCACGTCATGCCGGGCGCGGTGATCGGCGAGCGATGCAACCTTGGCCAGAACGTCGTCGTCATGCCGGGGACGCGCATCGGCAACAACGTCAAGATCCAGAACAACGTCTCGATTTATGAAGGCGTCGAACTCGACGACGATGTCTTCTGCGGACCAAGCTGCGTCTTCACCAACGTGATGAACCCACGCAGCCATGTCTCGCGCAAGCACGAGTACCGCAGGACGCTGGTCCGGCGGGGGACGTCGATCGGCGCCAACGCGACGATCGTCTGCGGCACGACGCTCGGCGAATACTCGTTCATCGGTGCCGGGGCGGTCGTCACCAGCGACGTCCCCGATTTCGCGCTGATGGTCGGGGTGCCGGCGCGGCGGGTCGGCTGGATCTGCCAGTGCGGTGTCCGGCTCTCGGTCCAGAACGGGGCGGCGACCTGCCGGGAATGCGGCTGGAAGTACTCCGAAGCCGACGGGGCCCTCAAACACCTCCCGTGA